From a region of the Apibacter sp. B3706 genome:
- the panC gene encoding pantoate--beta-alanine ligase, whose translation MLLLKTRNELFDFIQYIHAKKLTLGFVPTMGALHEGHLSLFKKAIEDNQYTIGSIFVNPTQFNNQADLIKYPRTEEADIAKLESVGCDALYLPSVEDLYPNGLECESIDMNGLDVVMEGAFRPGHFQGMATVVKRLLLQVQPTRAYFGEKDFQQLQIIRQMVKTLQLPVEILGMPIIRESNGLAMSSRNMRLTEEFKKKSLFIYQSLLKAKELSSHYAPENVICKIEKLYLNSDLKLEYFTITEEESLQTAQSFDPSKHYRAFIAVHAGDIRLIDNIQIR comes from the coding sequence ATGTTATTATTAAAAACCAGAAATGAATTATTTGATTTCATTCAATATATCCACGCTAAAAAATTAACTTTAGGATTTGTTCCTACTATGGGTGCACTTCACGAAGGCCACCTTTCTCTTTTTAAAAAAGCTATTGAAGATAATCAATATACTATAGGCAGCATTTTTGTAAATCCTACGCAATTTAATAATCAAGCGGATTTGATTAAATACCCTCGAACGGAAGAAGCAGACATTGCAAAATTGGAAAGTGTCGGTTGCGATGCATTATACTTACCAAGCGTTGAAGATTTATACCCAAATGGATTGGAATGTGAATCAATAGATATGAACGGATTGGATGTTGTTATGGAAGGAGCTTTTCGCCCGGGTCATTTCCAAGGTATGGCAACGGTTGTAAAGCGTTTGTTATTACAAGTTCAGCCTACCAGAGCCTATTTTGGTGAAAAGGATTTTCAACAGTTACAAATTATTCGCCAAATGGTCAAAACCTTACAATTGCCTGTCGAAATTTTAGGAATGCCAATCATTCGTGAATCCAACGGATTAGCTATGAGTTCACGTAATATGAGGCTTACTGAGGAATTTAAGAAAAAATCATTATTTATATATCAATCATTACTTAAAGCTAAAGAATTATCTTCGCATTATGCTCCTGAAAATGTGATTTGCAAAATTGAAAAATTGTATCTCAATTCAGATTTAAAATTGGAATATTTTACTATAACTGAAGAAGAATCACTACAAACGGCTCAGTCTTTTGACCCCTCTAAACACTATAGGGCTTTTATAGCAGTCCATGCCGGAGACATCCGTTTGATTGATAACATTCAAATAAGATAA
- a CDS encoding glycogen/starch synthase has product MSSKRILHVTSELVPYFDENPISSGVYNLAKQMFAQGNDVRIFMPRFGQINERRFQLHEVIRLSGMNLIINDLDQPLVIKVASLPGERMQVYFIENHEYFKRKSPYKDEANEWFEDNDERAVFFTKGVLETIKKLNWIPDIIHLHGWMASFLPIYLKTNYANDAFFSDIKVITSVYNQGSNGIFSNNLKDILEFDNIDTSKLNYLTDNKYVSIIKEAMKGSDTIVKGEEVLIDELEDMFKQSSNPKFDFIQNEDVKEIYHVTSEIKIQE; this is encoded by the coding sequence ATGAGTTCAAAAAGAATACTTCACGTTACTTCAGAATTAGTACCATACTTTGACGAAAATCCGATTTCATCAGGAGTTTACAATTTAGCCAAACAAATGTTTGCACAAGGAAATGATGTTAGAATCTTTATGCCTAGATTCGGGCAAATAAATGAAAGAAGATTTCAGCTTCACGAAGTAATCAGGCTATCAGGTATGAATTTGATTATAAATGACCTAGATCAGCCATTGGTTATTAAAGTAGCTTCACTTCCGGGAGAAAGGATGCAAGTTTATTTCATTGAAAATCATGAATATTTCAAAAGAAAATCTCCCTATAAAGATGAAGCAAATGAATGGTTTGAAGATAATGATGAAAGGGCTGTTTTCTTTACCAAAGGGGTTTTAGAAACAATAAAAAAATTAAATTGGATACCCGATATCATTCATTTACATGGATGGATGGCCAGCTTTTTACCAATCTATTTGAAAACTAATTATGCTAATGATGCATTCTTCAGTGATATAAAAGTGATCACATCGGTTTATAACCAAGGAAGTAACGGGATTTTCAGCAATAATCTTAAAGATATTTTGGAATTTGATAATATAGATACAAGTAAATTAAATTACTTAACTGATAACAAATACGTAAGTATTATCAAAGAAGCCATGAAAGGATCCGACACTATTGTAAAAGGCGAAGAAGTTTTAATTGACGAATTGGAAGACATGTTTAAACAATCAAGCAATCCTAAATTTGATTTTATTCAAAATGAAGATGTCAAAGAAATTTATCACGTCACCAGCGAAATAAAGATCCAAGAGTAA
- a CDS encoding 50S ribosomal protein L25/general stress protein Ctc, with amino-acid sequence MKSITIQGEKRESVGKNSSKALRNAEKVPCVVYGEKNVIHFSTKERSFTDLVYTPEAHTVTLEIDGEKIDAILQDLQFHPVTDKIIHADFYQINPEKYVTMEVPVVITGRAKGVVRGGVLRINLRKLRVKALPANLPDEIVIDVTSLDVGNKFEVSKVELKDYQILHPANTVIAAVKTSRNVKAASADDESEN; translated from the coding sequence ATGAAATCAATTACAATTCAAGGAGAAAAAAGAGAAAGCGTAGGTAAAAATTCTTCAAAAGCCTTACGTAATGCTGAAAAAGTTCCTTGTGTTGTTTATGGAGAAAAAAATGTAATCCATTTTTCTACTAAAGAAAGAAGCTTTACTGATTTAGTTTATACTCCTGAAGCACACACAGTTACTTTGGAAATAGATGGAGAAAAAATAGATGCTATTTTGCAAGATCTACAATTTCATCCGGTAACAGATAAGATAATCCATGCTGATTTTTATCAAATAAATCCGGAAAAATATGTTACTATGGAAGTACCTGTGGTAATAACCGGTAGAGCAAAAGGAGTTGTTAGAGGAGGTGTATTACGTATTAACTTAAGAAAACTTAGAGTTAAAGCCCTTCCAGCAAATTTACCGGATGAAATTGTTATAGATGTAACTTCTTTAGATGTTGGTAATAAATTTGAAGTATCTAAAGTTGAATTAAAAGATTACCAAATATTGCATCCGGCTAATACTGTAATTGCAGCTGTGAAAACATCTAGAAATGTTAAGGCTGCTTCTGCAGATGACGAATCAGAAAACTAA
- a CDS encoding lysylphosphatidylglycerol synthase transmembrane domain-containing protein, protein MNKKLKNTLTVCISVIIAGGLMYLVSKSLGGDFVEKTISTVKKANYFWISMAAIFGLGAYWIRAVRWNLLLEPMGYKIKNSNALWALSFGYFLNLGIPRMGEIGRATALQTVEKVPFTNSFGTIVTERIIDLFFMLFFILLALVFNYSTLLSFFELLSKNKTNNPDEKNYTLYISILVVILLCCILMYVFRKKLLQLSIIKKIVFFIKGIIDGLVSVFKLKQRVKFILLSFGIWICYFFASYLVVFALPETSSLPVQTGFYILAVGTLGMLVPASGGIGAFHLAMMIGFSALYLQSGKSLDEGKDIGYSYAILAHSLQMVLMIIMGIISIIMLTRNKEKTII, encoded by the coding sequence ATGAATAAAAAATTAAAAAATACCCTTACGGTTTGTATATCTGTTATAATTGCCGGTGGACTAATGTATTTAGTTTCTAAAAGCTTAGGTGGTGATTTTGTAGAAAAAACCATATCAACCGTAAAAAAAGCAAACTATTTTTGGATAAGCATGGCTGCTATCTTCGGTTTAGGGGCTTATTGGATCAGAGCTGTCCGATGGAATTTACTTTTAGAACCCATGGGCTATAAAATTAAAAATTCAAATGCTTTATGGGCTCTTTCATTTGGGTATTTTTTAAACTTAGGAATTCCAAGAATGGGAGAAATAGGAAGAGCAACTGCTTTACAAACCGTAGAAAAAGTACCTTTTACCAATTCATTTGGGACTATCGTTACTGAAAGAATTATCGACTTATTTTTTATGTTATTTTTTATTCTTTTAGCTTTAGTTTTTAATTATTCAACATTACTGTCTTTTTTTGAATTACTAAGTAAGAATAAAACGAATAATCCTGATGAAAAAAATTACACACTTTATATTTCTATACTAGTCGTAATTTTATTATGCTGTATTCTAATGTATGTATTCAGAAAAAAATTGCTTCAATTATCAATTATTAAAAAAATAGTATTTTTCATAAAAGGAATTATTGACGGATTAGTTTCAGTTTTTAAATTAAAACAAAGAGTGAAGTTTATTTTATTGTCCTTCGGAATATGGATATGTTATTTTTTTGCTTCTTATCTTGTAGTTTTTGCCTTGCCAGAAACTTCTTCTTTACCTGTTCAAACAGGCTTTTATATTTTAGCCGTAGGAACTTTAGGCATGTTAGTACCTGCCTCGGGAGGCATAGGTGCTTTTCACCTTGCAATGATGATCGGGTTTTCGGCTTTATATTTACAATCCGGAAAATCTCTAGATGAAGGCAAAGATATTGGCTATTCTTATGCAATACTTGCTCACAGTTTACAAATGGTGTTAATGATTATAATGGGAATCATTTCAATAATTATGCTCACTAGGAATAAAGAAAAAACAATAATTTAA